From a single Chiloscyllium plagiosum isolate BGI_BamShark_2017 chromosome 27, ASM401019v2, whole genome shotgun sequence genomic region:
- the ndufs5 gene encoding NADH dehydrogenase [ubiquinone] iron-sulfur protein 5, translating into MPLINLQEKIGIDIDKWLLIQSGVQPNRRPARCHVFEKEWIECAHGIGKIRATKECKLELEDFQECLHHQKLHNRLRDIKMQKEKLMKEGKYTPPDHHIGNDEQRP; encoded by the exons ATGCCGTTGATTAATCTTCAAGAAAAAATAGGTATCGATATTGACAAATGGTTGCTGATCCAAAGTGGCGTACAACCTAATCGCCGCCCAGCTCGTTGCCATGTATTTGAGAAGGAGTGGATTGAATGTGCACATGGAATTGGGAAGATCAGAGCCACGAAGGAATGTAAACTTGAATTggaagatttccaagaatgtttaCACCATCAGAAGTTG CACAACAGGCTGCGTGATatcaaaatgcaaaaggaaaagcTAATGAAGGAAGGCAAATACACTCCTCCAGACCACCACATTGGCAACGATGAACAACGACCGTAG